Proteins found in one Hoplias malabaricus isolate fHopMal1 chromosome 17, fHopMal1.hap1, whole genome shotgun sequence genomic segment:
- the chrnb3b gene encoding neuronal acetylcholine receptor subunit beta-3b has protein sequence MTTNVWLWQEWIDYKLRWNPDDYGGITFIRVPSESIWLPDIVLYENADGRFEGSLMTKAIIKYNGAVTWTPPASYKSACTMDVTFFPFDRQNCSMKFGSWTYDGTMVDMVLVNHQVDRSDFFDNGEWEILSATGIKGNRRDGTLSYPFVTYSFILKRLPLFYTLFLIIPCLGLSFLTVLVFYLPSDEGEKVSLSTSVLVSLTVFLLVIEEIIPSSSKVIPLIGEYLLFIMIFVTLSIIVTVFVINVHHRSSTTYHPMSPWVRSLFLQRLPHLLCMRGHTDRYHYPELEPYSPELKPRIRRAPPGPEGEGQALVNLLEKATCSVRYISRHIRKEHFIREVVQDWKFVAQVLDRIFLWAFLTVSVLGTILIFTPALKMFLSTPSPSAP, from the exons ATGACCACTAACGTGTGGCTCTGGCAG GAATGGATAGATTATAAACTCCGATGGAACCCAGATGACTACGGGGGTATTACTTTCATCAGGGTCCCATCAGAGAGCATCTGGCTGCCGGACATTGTCCTGTATGAGAA TGCTGATGGACGATTCGAAGGCTCTCTGATGACCAAAGCCATCATAAAATACAACGGCGCCGTCACCTGGACGCCTCCGGCCAGCTACAAATCCGCCTGCACCATGGACGTCACCTTCTTCCCCTTTGACCGGCAGAACTGCTCCATGAAGTTTGGCTCATGGACCTATGACGGGACCATGGTGGACATGGTGCTGGTCAATCACCAAGTGGACCGCAGTGACTTCTTTGACAACGGCGAGTGGGAGATTCTGAGCGCCACCGGGATAAAGGGAAACCGCAGAGACGGGACCCTGTCCTACCCCTTCGTCACCTACTCCTTCATCCTGAAGCGTCTTCCTCTCTTCTACACGCTCTTCCTCATCATCCCTTGCCTGGGCTTGTCCTTCCTCACTGTGCTGGTTTTCTATTTGCCTTCGGACGAGGGCGAGAAGGTCTCCCTGTCCACTTCCGTCCTCGTCTCCCTCACCGTCTTCCTGCTGGTCATCGAGGAGATAATCCCCTCCTCCTCCAAGGTCATCCCCCTGATCGGCGAGTACCTGCTTTTCATCATGATCTTCGTCACTCTGTCCATCATCGTCACAGTATTTGTGATTAATGTGCACCACCGCTCCTCCACTACCTACCACCCCATGTCTCCGTGGGTCCGCTCGCTCTTCCTCCAGCGGCTGCCCCACCTGTTGTGCATGAGGGGCCACACGGACCGCTACCACTACCCAGAGCTGGAGCCCTACAGCCCTGAACTAAAGCCCCGCATCAGGAGGGCTCCCCCAGGCCCTGAAGGTGAAGGTCAGGCTCTGGTCAACTTGCTGGAGAAGGCCACCTGCTCTGTGCGTTACATCTCACGCCACATTCGCAAGGAGCATTTCATCCGAGAG GTGGTGCAAGACTGGAAGTTTGTGGCTCAGGTTCTGGACCGAATCTTCCTCTGGGCCTTCCTTACTGTCTCTGTGTTGGGCACCATCCTCATCTTCACTCCTGCTCTAAAGATGTTCCTCAGCACTCCGTCTCCTTCAGCTCCTTAG
- the itga6l gene encoding integrin alpha-6, which produces MQAGRWTLILGLWLLSDLHPWWTLCFNLDDTNILRKNGTGGSLFGFSLAMHHQLRPTDQQFLLVGAPHAKALPQQKANVTGGLYRCKFSTLTDDCERIPVDAKDEKPGNGKDHRENQWMGVRVRSQGPGGKVVVCAHRYQQWIYASQLVLGRCFILDENLKVDDTRSFCRNRPGDKDLFGYCQQGLSVAFTKDGSYLVFASPGAYDWKGTVRMEPVDNFLLDSFETGDQNEFDEKAIPVGISSYLGFALDSGMNLITKGDQVIVAGAPRSNLSGEVLLLRPKAAEDKRILSVEQIISGPGLASSFGYSLAVLDLNADGWDDLIVGAPQFSLPDLEADVGGAVYVYIHSDGKQDWNHIKPMVLHGNTASMFGLAVADIGDVNHDGYNDFAVGAPYDVDDGAVYIYLGAAGELSTQPQQALKGLTHKIKLFGYSLAGNMDIDGNSYPDLAVGSLSDSVAVFRAKPVINMEKTLTLYPGEIDYYGRDCQKGHCSVRADFCFSFTTYPASYNPRLQILYTLVADEGHFREPPRMTFQTSSKDSLVLPQQGQRICSRADLRLLANINDKLTDIPVSLSVTLSPESPPQSLTQSPLPPLKPTLKSQGPDVISTAKFKFLNTGCGSDGICQSNLQLQYRFCVKDPHQDKCTPLAKEDGMAVISPGEENTALELTVTNKGGDSAHLAQLTADFPGSLPLSSFIPSKNSRVGCAVDGNKTQAECQLGNPLKRDGEVKFYLMLSTERLSPAITDVNMTLNMETISKQNISQVVAMAKVVYEMELQVTGLARPSQVFFGGKVKGENAITSEGEIGSPVLYEFRIINMGRPLKSFASATLNIQWPKENKHGKWLLYLLQVTGPKNQTIPCSPAAEISPLHHIQVASRGKRQVEGEGKLDALSTDGVLSLFGRKRHYQYLTCAEEMKCVELRCPLQAVDSTAAVNFLARVWNSTFVEDYSSLNYLDIVLNASLSLDGSQKNIRLLGSQTQVKSFQGVRLTLFPEKKPTLLSQVPWWVILLSVVLALLLLVLLIYFLSKLGCFTCDMCTEDRKGYYAINRAET; this is translated from the exons ATGCAGGCAGGAAGGTGGACACTGATCCTGGGCCTGTGGCTCCTCAGTGATCTTCACCCTTGGTGGACCTTGTGTTTTAACCTGGACGACACAAACATCCTGAGGAAAAATGGTACAGgaggcagtctgtttggattcTCTCTGGCGATGCACCACCAGCTTAGACCCACTGATCAGCAGTT TTTGTTGGTTGGTGCCCCTCATGCAAAGGCCTTACCCCAGCAAAAAGCCAACGTAACCGGGGGTCTTTATCGCTGTAAATTCAGTACATTGACAGATGACTGTGAGCGGATTCCTGTTGATGCCAAAG aTGAAAAGCCAGGAAACGGAAAGGACCACAGAGAAAACCAGTGGATGGGGGTCCGGGTGAGGAGCCAGGGTCCAGGGGGGAAAGTGGTG GTCTGTGCCCACCGATACCAGCAGTGGATTTACGCCAGTCAGCTGGTACTGGGCAGATGCTTCATTCTGGACGAGAACCTGAAAGTGGATGACACAAGGTCATTCTGCAGAAATCGACCAGGGGATAAAGACCTGTTCGGCTACTGCCAGCAGGGTCTCTCAGTTGCCTTCACCAAGGACGGGAGCTACCTAGTGTTCGCGAGTCCGGGGGCTTACGACTGGAAAG GCACTGTGCGAATGGAGCCTGTGGACAACTTCTTACTGGACAGCTTTGAAACCGGAGACCAGAATGAGTTCGATGAGAAGGCCATTCCTGTGGGAATCAGCAGTTATTTAG GGTTTGCTCTGGACTCTGGAATGAATTTGATCACTAAAGGAGATCAGGTGATTGTGGCTGGAGCCCCTCGTTCGAACCTGAGTGGCGAGGTCCTGCTGTTGAGGCCCAAAGCCGCTGAAGACAAGAGGATTCTCAGTGTAGAGCAGATCATCAGCGGACCAGGCCTCGCGTCCTCCTTCGGCTACTCACTGGCCGTTCTGGACCTTAATGCAGATGG GTGGGACGATCTCATCGTGGGTGCCCCCCAGTTTTCCTTGCCAGATTTGGAAGCAGATGtgggaggagctgtgtatgtCTACATCCACAGCGATGGCAAACAAGACTGGAACCACATAAAACCCATGGTTCTCCATGGCAACACAGCCTCCATGTTCGGACTAGCAGTGGCAGACATCGGAGACGTCAACCATGATGGATATAATG ATTTTGCAGTTGGAGCCCCTTACGATGTTGATGATGGTGCTGTGTACATCTACCTCGGTGCAGCTGGTGAACTCTCCACACAACCGCAGCAA GCTCTGAAAGGTCTAACCCACAAAATCAAGTTGTTTGGGTACTCTCTGGCTGGAAACATGGACATAGATGGGAACAGCTACCCAGACTTAGCTGTGGGGTCACTCTCAGACAGTGTGGCTGTTTTCAG GGCTAAACCAGTGATAAACATGGAGAAGACTCTGACGTTATATCCAGGCGAGATTGATTACTATGGACGAGACTGTCAGAAGGGTCACTG CTCTGTCAGAGCCGATTTCTGCTTCTCCTTCACAACGTATCCAGCATCATACAACCCCAGACTGC AGATTTTGTACACTCTGGTTGCTGACGAAGGCCACTTTCGGGAGCCACCCAGAATGACCTTCCAGACCTCCTCTAAGGACTCTCTGGTGCTCCCACAGCAAGGTCAAAGGATCTGCAGCAGGGCTGATCTCCGACTCTTG GCAAACATTAACGACAAGCTAACAGACATCCCGGTCAGTCTGTCCGTCACTCTGTCCCCTGAAAGTCCCCCTCAGAGCCTGACCCAAAGTCCTCTACCTCCACTTAAGCCAACACTCAAATCTCAAGGACCTGATGTAATCAGCACAGCCAAG TTCAAGTTCCTGAACACTGGCTGTGGGAGTGATGGGATCTGCCAGAGTAATCTGCAGCTTCAGTACAGATTCTGCGTCAAAGATCCACACCAGGACAAGTGCACTCCACTGGCCAA GGAAGACGGGATGGCGGTCATTTCCCCTGGTGAAGAGAACACTGCTCTGGAACTCACTGTAACAAACAAAGGAGGGGACTCAGCTCATCTCGCTCAGCTGACCGCAGACTTCCCAGGGTCTCTGCCGTTATcatcattcattccttcaaaG AATTCCAGGGTAGGTTGTGCAGTGGATGGAAATAAGACCCAGGCTGAATGCCAGCTGGGGAACCCTTTGAAAAGAGATGGAGAG GTAAAGTTTTATCTGATGTTGAGCACTGAGCGGCTGTCTCCCGCAATAACAGACGTCAACATGACACTCAACATGGAAAC gattagtaaacaaaatatttccCAGGTTGTTGCTATGGCCAAAGTTGTCTATGAGATGGAGCTCCAGGTCACTGG ACtggccagaccttcacaggtgTTCTTTGGAGGAAAAGTGAAAGGAGAGAATGCCATAACATCAGAGGGAGAGATTGGTTCTCCGGTCCTGTATGAATTTCGG ATTATAAACATGGGTCGTCCTCTGAAGTCCTTTGCTTCCGCGACGCTGAACATCCAGTGGCCGAAAGAGAATAAACACGGCAAGTGGCTGCTGTACCTACTGCAGGTGACAGGCCCCAAGAATCAGACTATCCCCTGCTCCCCAGCAGCAGAGATCAGTCCTCTCCATCACATACAG GTGGCGTCCAGAGGGAAGCGGCAGGTGGAAGGTGAAGGAAAGTTGGACGCTCTCAGCACAGATGGCGTTCTCTCTTTGTTTGGAAGGAAAAGACATTACCAATATCTG ACCTGTGCTGAGGAAATGAAGTGTGTGGAGCTCAGATGCCCCCTGCAGGCAGTGGACAGTACTGCAGCGGTAAATTTCCTCGCTCGAGTATGGAACAGCACTTTTGTAGAG GACTATAGTTCCCTGAACTACCTGGACATTGTCCTGAATGCTTCTCTCAGCCTTGATGGCTCTCAGAAGAACATAAGGCTTCTGGGGTCTCAGACACAGGTAAAGAGCTTCCAGGGA GTGAGACTGACGTTGTTCCCAGAGAAGAAGCCCACTTTGCTGAGCCAGGTTCCTTGGTGGGTGATTTTGCTCAGTGTGGTCTTAGCACTGCTCCTCCTCGTCCTGCTGATCTACTTCCTCTCCAAG CTCGGATGCTTCACGTGTGACATGTGCACTGAAGACAGGAAAGGATACTACGCCATTAACAGGGCTGAGACCTAG